A single window of Anaerobaca lacustris DNA harbors:
- a CDS encoding ATP-binding protein — MTRVQDLCRKLKPVLGPKIDRLWAVYLAESDAEGKADIEQMLELLAARHLGHDYQPDRSPFPPPDRRFAESGDIRLGVVSYGRRQLYPFTVRSGRLKEHLLIAGRSGSGKTNLTFVLMQGIMAGGIKVLALDWKRGYRDLLTVQPDLHVHTIGRDVSPFRFNPLIPPPGCEPNVWIKLIVDVIASAYLGGEGVISLLVAGLDKLFREAGVYDHLVTRWPTIADLLAWLQTVKLRGRAALWQASAERILLAMTYGEFGSVVQTQDNAHVRDLLYHNVVLEMDGLSSNSDRTMFSEALTLYLYRYRLAQGPQDKLTNVIVLEEAHNLLLAKQAGAKESVLETSIRMIRQYGMGYVFVDQSASMLSKVAFANSYGTIALSQKLRADVQTISGAMNLTDEQREALNTLPVGTAIVRLADEFPEPFLIEVPRFPIQEGSVSDEMVRYKMAGYITDSGPNRASQATGQAVPPVPPPDKIETTHSIQENPHPPSPRGSPVTDNVPIDPGTNPPNEKVETSREEIRFLADVAARPLSTTVSRYQRLNLSRRKGNAIRQHLDSAGLIESVVLATRSGQVVLYQLTDAGRAVCRDADINPGARSRASLEHRYWTRQAYAYFENEGYQVTAEHHIDGNGAVDLLAERPGERIAVEVETGKSDIKANLAKVRDAGFDRIVLVATSPAAVGTCQKALADAGLPIPVELMTWLDL; from the coding sequence ATGACCCGCGTTCAAGACCTCTGTCGCAAGCTCAAGCCTGTCCTGGGCCCGAAGATCGACCGTCTCTGGGCCGTCTATCTCGCCGAATCCGACGCCGAGGGCAAGGCCGATATCGAGCAGATGTTGGAACTACTGGCGGCCAGACATCTGGGACATGATTATCAACCGGACCGCTCGCCGTTCCCGCCACCGGACAGGCGGTTCGCCGAATCCGGCGACATCCGACTTGGCGTTGTGTCCTACGGCCGGCGCCAATTGTACCCGTTCACGGTACGCAGCGGCCGCCTGAAGGAGCACCTGCTGATCGCCGGCAGGAGTGGGTCGGGTAAGACCAACCTGACCTTCGTTTTGATGCAAGGGATCATGGCCGGTGGGATCAAGGTCCTGGCGCTCGACTGGAAACGGGGCTATCGTGACCTCTTGACTGTCCAGCCGGACTTGCACGTTCACACCATCGGCCGGGATGTTTCGCCCTTTCGTTTCAACCCACTGATCCCGCCGCCGGGCTGCGAACCCAATGTCTGGATCAAGCTCATCGTCGACGTGATCGCCTCGGCTTACCTCGGAGGCGAAGGCGTAATCAGTCTGCTCGTCGCCGGTCTGGACAAGCTGTTTCGCGAGGCCGGCGTGTACGATCATCTGGTGACCCGCTGGCCCACGATTGCGGACCTGCTGGCGTGGCTCCAGACCGTCAAGCTCCGGGGCCGCGCGGCCCTATGGCAGGCCTCGGCCGAGAGGATCCTGCTGGCGATGACCTACGGCGAGTTCGGCTCGGTCGTCCAGACCCAGGACAACGCGCACGTGCGCGACCTGCTCTATCACAACGTGGTATTGGAGATGGACGGCCTGTCGAGTAATTCCGATCGAACGATGTTCTCCGAGGCACTGACGCTGTACCTCTACCGGTACCGGCTCGCCCAGGGCCCCCAGGACAAACTGACCAACGTGATCGTTCTGGAGGAGGCCCACAACCTGCTCTTGGCCAAGCAGGCCGGGGCCAAGGAATCGGTCCTGGAAACGTCGATTCGAATGATCCGCCAGTATGGCATGGGCTACGTGTTTGTGGACCAGTCGGCCTCGATGCTGAGCAAGGTGGCCTTTGCCAACAGTTATGGCACCATCGCCCTGAGCCAGAAGCTCCGCGCCGATGTGCAGACGATCTCCGGGGCCATGAACCTGACCGATGAGCAGAGAGAGGCCCTCAATACCTTGCCGGTCGGTACGGCGATCGTTCGTCTGGCCGATGAATTCCCGGAGCCGTTTTTGATCGAGGTCCCGCGCTTTCCCATCCAGGAAGGCTCGGTTTCGGATGAAATGGTCCGCTACAAGATGGCTGGCTATATCACCGATTCCGGACCGAATAGGGCGTCCCAAGCCACAGGCCAGGCGGTTCCGCCTGTTCCGCCGCCAGACAAAATAGAAACAACACATTCAATCCAAGAGAATCCCCACCCACCATCCCCCAGAGGATCACCTGTCACAGACAACGTTCCTATTGATCCTGGAACCAATCCACCCAATGAGAAGGTCGAGACCTCCCGTGAGGAGATCCGGTTCCTGGCCGACGTGGCGGCCAGACCGCTGTCGACCACCGTGTCCCGTTACCAACGCCTGAACCTCTCGCGTCGCAAAGGCAACGCCATCCGCCAGCACCTCGACAGTGCCGGCCTGATCGAATCGGTGGTCCTGGCCACGCGCTCCGGTCAGGTCGTATTGTACCAACTGACCGATGCCGGCCGCGCCGTGTGTCGTGATGCAGACATCAATCCGGGCGCCAGATCCCGCGCGAGTCTGGAGCACCGGTACTGGACCCGCCAGGCCTACGCCTACTTTGAGAATGAGGGCTATCAAGTGACGGCCGAACATCATATCGACGGCAATGGGGCGGTCGATCTGCTGGCTGAGCGGCCCGGAGAGCGCATTGCCGTAGAAGTGGAGACGGGCAAATCGGACATCAAGGCCAACCTGGCCAAGGTCCGGGACGCCGGTTTTGACAGGATCGTTCTGGTCGCGACCTCGCCGGCCGCCGTGGGGACCTGTCAAAAGGCGTTGGCCGATGCCGGCCTGCCGATCCCCGTCGAACTGATGACCTGGCTGGATCTATAG